Proteins encoded together in one bacterium window:
- a CDS encoding cation-transporting P-type ATPase: MIVFFVGIMAVLGFYQEFFAQRTMQMLKKYVTYEMKVLRDGQEVLVDSALLVPGDIVFLEPGDLITADMRLIDMQHLMVDESSLTGESVPVEKCLDKLEKVEQIFEAKNMVFTGTTVVSGQAKGVVVAIGGETTFGRVAHLTTKSGQFSRFSQDIQTLSRFILYLVVIALVSVMLVNFLVKGKEFDFVHMLIFSISLAIAVIPEALQVVINFSLAYAARMMTAKQVVVKRLSAIDDLGSIEVLCTDKTGTITESIMEVADIYAEKPYDENQVIGYATFAGARFAQAHQSFDNALVAYLERNGSSYVENIERLDYLPFDPQRRRTASLVKENNQYHLIVRGAYEDIFALCHFKEDDQILAWIAKQGGEGRRIIAIGHKEFGQQPADLLNVEQEVAFIGLVAFSDPIKASAHDAIKHAEKLKIDIKILSGDAPEVVGAVGYKVGLLKSPSDVMLGSTFSALPEHEQREVVEKCHAFARVSPEDKYLIVSLLSQKYAVGFLGDGVNDAPALKEAAVGIAVPNATDLAKDAADIILLENRIGVILDGVVEGRKVFFNTLKYLRVTLTSTFSNFFTISVAALLLPHLPMLPIQLLCLNILADLPLIFIATDTVDPSEITRPERYNMKSLFITIMTVGALCSLFDFSFFSKLYKEQPAILQTHWFLYSITSELVLLFSLRTKSIFFRTTRPSNLLLGFLFIAGSLAFLLPYTALGDSMLSFVTPMPVHVRWIFTIVGMNFVALEIVKFCWKSLFNNTEVVERRKK, from the coding sequence ATGATTGTATTTTTTGTTGGCATCATGGCGGTGTTGGGCTTTTACCAAGAGTTTTTTGCGCAACGCACGATGCAGATGCTCAAGAAGTATGTTACGTACGAAATGAAGGTTCTGCGTGATGGTCAGGAAGTGCTGGTTGATAGCGCCTTACTGGTGCCGGGCGACATTGTTTTCCTTGAGCCGGGCGATTTGATTACGGCAGACATGCGGCTGATTGATATGCAGCATTTGATGGTTGATGAGTCAAGTTTGACGGGCGAGTCTGTCCCTGTTGAAAAATGTCTTGATAAGCTTGAAAAAGTTGAGCAAATTTTTGAAGCAAAAAATATGGTTTTTACCGGAACTACGGTTGTCAGTGGCCAGGCAAAAGGTGTGGTCGTGGCAATTGGCGGGGAAACAACGTTTGGTCGTGTGGCGCATTTAACGACCAAGAGTGGGCAGTTTAGTCGTTTTTCTCAAGACATACAAACGCTCAGCCGCTTCATTTTATATTTGGTGGTGATTGCGTTAGTGAGTGTTATGCTCGTAAATTTTTTGGTAAAAGGTAAAGAGTTTGACTTTGTTCACATGCTTATTTTTTCCATCAGCTTGGCGATTGCGGTTATTCCTGAAGCGCTGCAAGTAGTCATTAATTTTTCTCTTGCATATGCAGCACGAATGATGACGGCCAAGCAAGTGGTAGTTAAGCGTCTTTCAGCAATTGACGATTTAGGTAGTATCGAAGTTTTATGTACCGATAAAACGGGAACTATTACTGAAAGTATTATGGAAGTTGCCGATATTTATGCCGAAAAGCCGTACGATGAAAATCAAGTTATTGGCTATGCAACATTTGCGGGCGCGCGTTTTGCACAAGCGCATCAATCCTTTGATAATGCGTTAGTTGCTTATCTTGAAAGAAACGGCAGCAGTTATGTTGAAAATATTGAGCGCTTGGACTACCTTCCTTTCGATCCGCAACGTCGTCGAACTGCCAGTTTGGTTAAAGAAAATAATCAGTATCATTTGATTGTACGCGGTGCGTATGAAGATATTTTTGCGTTGTGTCATTTTAAAGAAGATGATCAAATACTCGCGTGGATTGCCAAGCAAGGAGGCGAGGGCCGCCGTATTATTGCGATTGGGCATAAAGAGTTTGGTCAGCAACCAGCAGATTTGTTGAATGTTGAGCAAGAAGTTGCCTTTATTGGCCTTGTTGCTTTTTCAGACCCAATTAAAGCCTCGGCACATGATGCGATTAAGCACGCTGAAAAATTAAAAATTGATATCAAAATTTTGTCCGGTGATGCGCCGGAAGTGGTGGGAGCTGTTGGTTATAAAGTGGGACTGTTGAAATCTCCCAGCGATGTTATGTTGGGCTCAACGTTTAGCGCTCTGCCAGAGCATGAGCAGCGCGAGGTAGTTGAAAAATGTCATGCGTTTGCGCGCGTGTCGCCAGAAGATAAATATCTCATTGTGTCGTTGCTGAGTCAAAAATATGCGGTTGGCTTTTTGGGCGATGGCGTGAACGATGCACCGGCACTCAAAGAAGCTGCAGTGGGCATTGCAGTTCCCAATGCAACCGATTTGGCCAAAGATGCGGCCGACATTATTTTGCTGGAAAATAGAATTGGCGTCATTTTAGATGGCGTGGTTGAAGGTCGTAAGGTATTTTTTAACACCTTAAAATATTTGCGTGTTACGCTGACCTCAACGTTTAGTAACTTTTTTACTATTTCGGTGGCGGCTTTATTGTTGCCTCATTTGCCAATGCTTCCGATTCAACTGTTGTGTTTGAATATCTTGGCAGACTTACCGCTTATTTTTATTGCAACTGATACGGTTGATCCGTCAGAAATTACCAGGCCTGAACGTTACAACATGAAGTCGCTTTTTATTACGATCATGACGGTTGGGGCTCTGTGTAGCTTGTTTGATTTTTCATTCTTTTCAAAGCTTTACAAAGAACAGCCAGCAATTTTACAAACGCATTGGTTTTTGTACAGCATCACCTCGGAATTGGTTTTGTTGTTTTCATTGCGTACCAAATCAATATTTTTTAGAACAACGAGGCCTTCCAACTTGTTATTGGGATTTTTGTTTATTGCAGGGTCCTTAGCATTTTTACTGCCATACACCGCCCTTGGCGATTCAATGCTGTCTTTTGTAACGCCAATGCCGGTTCACGTGCGTTGGATTTTTACGATTGTTGGTATGAATTTTGTGGCGCTTGAAATAGTAAAATTTTGCTGGAAATCATTATTTAATAATACTGAAGTTGTTGAACGACGTAAAAAATAG
- a CDS encoding transposase, with protein sequence MFRQCAEVNRWEIHELNIQSDHVHMLIQIKPSISVSMVVQLFKGGSKR encoded by the coding sequence TTGTTTCGGCAGTGTGCAGAAGTAAATCGATGGGAAATTCATGAGCTGAACATTCAGTCAGATCATGTTCACATGCTGATTCAGATAAAGCCGAGCATAAGTGTTAGTATGGTTGTTCAGCTGTTCAAGGGTGGTAGTAAAAGATAA
- a CDS encoding low specificity L-threonine aldolase, translating to MIFTSKKSFASDNYSGIHPDILLAIIDANQGHALAYGADEWTQKAVEKFKEHFGNDIEVHFVFTGTAANVLALSAITQSFNAILCVENAHINVDECGAPEKFIGAKLFTIQTEHGKLRVNDLERYLQRVGDQHQAQPKTVSITQATEFETVYTPAEIKEIADFVHARGMFLYMDGTRLANAAAHLKISLKALTADVGVDALSFGGTKNGLMCGEAVIFFSQKFAQNFKYIRKQGMQLASKMRFISAQFSALLSNDLWLKNAQHSNAMAQRLAQGLAVIPGITITHPVQANAVFAIIPLQAIAVLQEQYPFYIWNKKTSEARLMASFDTTIEDVDNFITLAKKTISKIINL from the coding sequence ATGATATTCACATCAAAAAAAAGCTTTGCCAGCGATAATTATTCAGGTATTCATCCTGACATTCTACTAGCAATTATCGATGCCAATCAGGGCCATGCGCTGGCATATGGAGCTGATGAATGGACGCAAAAAGCGGTAGAAAAATTTAAAGAACATTTTGGTAATGACATTGAAGTTCATTTTGTTTTTACTGGTACAGCAGCTAATGTTCTTGCGTTATCTGCAATAACCCAATCGTTTAATGCAATTTTATGCGTAGAAAATGCTCATATCAATGTTGATGAATGTGGAGCCCCAGAAAAATTTATTGGTGCTAAATTATTTACGATTCAGACTGAACATGGAAAGTTACGAGTTAATGATCTTGAGCGATACTTGCAAAGAGTTGGTGATCAGCATCAAGCACAACCAAAAACGGTAAGTATAACACAAGCTACCGAATTTGAAACGGTTTATACACCAGCAGAAATTAAAGAAATCGCTGATTTTGTGCACGCTCGCGGGATGTTTTTGTATATGGACGGTACTCGCTTAGCAAACGCAGCAGCTCATTTAAAGATATCATTAAAAGCTCTTACTGCTGATGTTGGCGTTGATGCTCTGTCTTTTGGTGGTACTAAAAATGGTCTAATGTGTGGTGAGGCAGTAATTTTTTTTAGTCAAAAATTTGCACAAAATTTTAAATATATTCGTAAACAAGGTATGCAGCTTGCGTCAAAAATGCGCTTCATTTCAGCTCAATTTAGTGCTTTATTATCTAATGACCTTTGGTTAAAAAATGCTCAACACAGTAATGCCATGGCACAGAGACTGGCTCAAGGTCTTGCTGTCATTCCTGGCATTACTATAACGCATCCAGTCCAAGCAAATGCTGTTTTTGCCATCATCCCGCTCCAGGCTATCGCAGTATTGCAAGAACAGTACCCATTTTATATTTGGAACAAAAAAACATCTGAAGCGAGACTTATGGCATCTTTTGATACAACAATCGAAGATGTTGATAATTTTATAACTTTAGCAAAAAAAACTATAAGCAAAATAATAAATTTATAA
- a CDS encoding family 1 glycosylhydrolase, with the protein MMLCWARFLLLGFFLTHASNGSLFSQPFPSDFCWGTTIAEFQNSGAQTLPHSNWAYFQEKMGLSSGVAVDHWNKYPEDIELMQNIGLNSFRFSVDWSKIEPQQGIINHDALQHYDDLCDALLAVGIKPMVTLHHFTHPAWFDDLGGFERAENIHYFVDFAQRVFTHFQDKVQLWCTINEPAVYAFAGYLIGIHSPGNLAFTTDSFRMCGEVLKNLLRSHVEIYQTLKTMPGGDKAQIGIVHNVLKFKPRYSLEPISSLICTFLTAFTNDVTMNFLKTGLYEYEPFSMFGSTTLCAVTHYDARAPQALDFIGLNYYATAIIGFNSSTIFGSTCFSGQIMGDMDLPLDPEGLAIAIRDVAAFNKPIYITENGMADNSKMHDKRRQLLIMTSLNEVEKALEDGIDIRGYYHWTLVDNFEWHKGFETCFGLHDSQRRPRPSAQLYKKLISEYSEK; encoded by the coding sequence ATGATGCTTTGTTGGGCTCGGTTTCTTTTGTTGGGATTTTTCTTAACGCATGCATCGAATGGTTCGCTTTTTTCACAACCATTCCCATCAGATTTTTGCTGGGGCACTACAATTGCAGAATTTCAAAATTCGGGTGCTCAGACACTGCCTCATTCTAACTGGGCTTACTTTCAAGAAAAAATGGGTTTGTCTTCAGGAGTGGCAGTTGATCATTGGAATAAATATCCTGAAGATATTGAGTTGATGCAAAATATCGGGTTGAATTCATTTAGATTTTCTGTCGACTGGAGCAAGATCGAGCCACAGCAAGGTATAATAAATCACGATGCGTTGCAGCATTATGATGATTTGTGCGATGCGTTACTTGCTGTTGGTATAAAGCCGATGGTGACGTTACATCATTTTACGCATCCTGCCTGGTTTGATGATCTTGGTGGTTTTGAGCGTGCTGAAAATATTCATTATTTTGTTGATTTTGCTCAACGCGTGTTTACTCATTTTCAGGATAAAGTTCAGTTGTGGTGCACTATCAATGAACCAGCAGTTTATGCATTTGCCGGGTATTTAATTGGTATTCATTCTCCTGGCAATCTTGCATTTACTACCGATAGTTTTCGGATGTGTGGTGAAGTGTTAAAAAATCTTTTGAGGTCCCATGTTGAGATTTATCAAACGCTTAAAACGATGCCGGGTGGTGATAAAGCACAAATTGGCATTGTGCACAATGTTCTTAAATTTAAACCTCGGTATTCGCTTGAACCTATTTCATCGCTTATTTGTACGTTTTTAACGGCGTTTACTAATGACGTAACGATGAATTTTTTAAAAACGGGGCTCTATGAGTACGAACCGTTTAGTATGTTTGGTTCTACCACCTTGTGTGCCGTTACGCATTACGATGCGCGTGCGCCACAAGCATTGGATTTTATTGGTTTAAATTATTATGCAACGGCGATTATCGGCTTTAATAGTTCTACTATTTTTGGATCGACTTGTTTTTCTGGCCAAATTATGGGTGATATGGATTTGCCGTTAGATCCAGAAGGTTTAGCAATAGCCATCCGTGATGTTGCAGCATTTAATAAACCAATTTATATTACTGAAAATGGGATGGCAGATAATAGCAAAATGCACGATAAGCGCCGGCAGCTGCTTATTATGACGTCATTGAATGAAGTTGAAAAAGCATTGGAAGATGGTATTGATATTCGAGGTTATTATCATTGGACGCTTGTTGATAATTTTGAATGGCACAAAGGTTTTGAGACTTGTTTTGGGTTGCACGATAGCCAGCGCAGACCACGGCCAAGCGCTCAACTTTACAAAAAATTGATTTCTGAATATTCAGAAAAATAA
- a CDS encoding transposase, producing the protein MREEFAELEEFLWGDSFWADGYFAETVGQCSEEAIRKYIQNQ; encoded by the coding sequence ATGAGAGAAGAGTTTGCAGAATTGGAAGAATTTTTGTGGGGAGATAGCTTCTGGGCAGATGGCTATTTTGCAGAAACAGTTGGCCAGTGCAGCGAAGAAGCTATCAGAAAATATATTCAGAACCAGTGA
- a CDS encoding carbohydrate kinase family protein: protein MNILTIGGATQDIYLDYAGADYMIINKKTASQTFMLFETGEKIGIDQLLYLTGGGATNSAASFKLRGFDVSCFCQVGTDSAGRMIIDDLAQRGINTSLIQQTSEQPTGSSFIIKSLQNERTIFVHRGANAFLKHENIPFDAIKQCDQLYITSLSKDSATLLPEIVRFAHENKKPVAINPGGSQLSQGIQTLRESLPFVETLILNANEARKFMLSLVQTDETYKKILETHAPIICSTTTCNEEPYLLTNPVVYDGTCFSAKKFFKEILSMGPRIVVITNGANGVYVATQNDVYFHPSIPIKVVDPVGAGDAFGSCFVASLKKGFAPYDALRHGVLNSASVLTKIGAKNDILNDKELETQAAQLDPNLLQHYTLT from the coding sequence ATGAATATCTTAACCATAGGCGGCGCAACCCAGGATATCTACCTTGATTACGCAGGCGCTGATTATATGATCATTAACAAAAAAACAGCATCGCAAACCTTTATGCTCTTCGAAACAGGCGAAAAGATCGGCATTGACCAACTTTTGTACTTAACCGGCGGCGGCGCCACTAACTCTGCCGCATCATTTAAACTCCGCGGCTTTGATGTTTCATGCTTTTGCCAAGTTGGTACCGATAGCGCCGGCCGCATGATTATTGACGACTTGGCACAACGCGGAATCAACACCAGCCTTATCCAACAAACCTCAGAACAACCAACGGGATCTTCGTTTATCATTAAATCGCTCCAAAATGAACGAACGATCTTTGTCCATCGCGGCGCCAATGCATTTCTCAAGCACGAGAACATACCTTTTGACGCCATCAAACAATGCGATCAATTATACATAACATCATTAAGTAAAGATTCAGCAACCCTGCTGCCAGAAATCGTACGCTTTGCTCATGAAAACAAAAAACCTGTCGCCATAAATCCAGGAGGCAGTCAACTGTCGCAAGGCATACAAACATTGCGGGAATCACTTCCCTTTGTGGAAACACTCATTCTTAATGCCAACGAAGCACGCAAATTTATGCTTTCTTTAGTGCAAACAGACGAAACTTATAAAAAAATATTGGAAACGCACGCGCCAATCATTTGCTCAACCACTACCTGCAACGAAGAACCCTACCTACTCACCAACCCGGTGGTATATGATGGCACCTGTTTTAGCGCAAAAAAATTCTTTAAAGAAATCTTAAGCATGGGCCCCCGCATTGTTGTCATTACCAACGGCGCAAACGGCGTATATGTCGCAACACAAAATGATGTTTACTTCCATCCAAGCATACCAATCAAAGTAGTCGACCCCGTTGGCGCAGGCGATGCTTTTGGCTCCTGCTTTGTTGCCAGCTTAAAAAAAGGCTTTGCGCCCTACGATGCACTCAGACACGGCGTTTTGAATAGCGCGTCTGTTTTAACAAAAATTGGCGCCAAAAATGATATCTTAAATGATAAAGAACTAGAAACACAAGCAGCTCAGCTGGATCCAAACCTGTTACAACATTACACTCTTACCTAA
- a CDS encoding type II secretion system F family protein: MPLYKYDSFNRRGGRVAGTVDAVSMHAAKEILQGQGLMPVNIKEVTAGSAGGGFSLRTLFERPIDVKVVVLFTKQLAVLLRAGIPLLQALELLIEQFEGRFNRLLINVRDGVKSGEPFAKELSKYPKVFSNVYVQLVRAGEASGNLDAILENLTGYLESAEETRKKVKKAMQQPIMMLSFAGLVVVGLLTVLVPRLKDMFSRMKTELPLPTKILITLSNILSNYFLVLSAALLLIVVLFTYWKSTKKGAYQFDAMLLKFPVTAYFSRTKAIVQFSKTLGMLINSGVNLAEALDIVCNIVENRVLVQKLRDARDKIIKEGKIAKYLKQTGIFPGIASYMISTGEESGKLGAMLLAVGHDYDVELKELTDGLTEKIGPVMTIVMGLIVGFIIMSIFLPVLKMGDIANM; the protein is encoded by the coding sequence ATGCCTCTTTATAAGTATGATTCTTTTAATCGACGGGGCGGCCGCGTGGCGGGAACAGTAGACGCCGTCTCGATGCATGCTGCCAAAGAAATTTTGCAGGGCCAGGGCCTGATGCCGGTCAATATTAAAGAAGTAACCGCTGGTTCTGCCGGGGGTGGCTTTTCGCTTAGAACGCTTTTCGAGCGACCGATTGACGTAAAAGTGGTGGTTTTGTTTACCAAACAATTAGCGGTCTTGCTGCGTGCTGGTATCCCGTTGCTGCAAGCCCTTGAACTGCTGATTGAACAATTTGAAGGCCGGTTTAATCGCTTACTGATTAATGTGCGCGATGGCGTTAAATCTGGTGAACCTTTTGCCAAAGAATTGTCAAAGTATCCCAAGGTATTTTCCAATGTCTACGTTCAGTTAGTGCGGGCTGGCGAGGCGAGCGGTAACCTGGATGCCATTTTAGAAAATTTAACAGGCTACTTAGAAAGCGCTGAAGAGACGCGTAAAAAAGTAAAAAAGGCAATGCAGCAGCCGATCATGATGTTATCATTTGCAGGATTGGTGGTCGTTGGTCTTTTGACAGTCTTGGTTCCGCGGTTGAAAGATATGTTTTCCCGCATGAAAACCGAGCTGCCCTTGCCAACGAAAATTTTGATAACGTTGTCTAATATTTTGAGTAATTATTTTTTAGTGCTGTCAGCTGCTCTGCTGCTGATTGTTGTATTATTTACGTACTGGAAATCAACAAAAAAAGGCGCGTATCAATTTGATGCGATGTTGTTAAAATTTCCTGTGACCGCCTATTTTTCTCGAACCAAAGCGATTGTGCAATTTAGCAAGACTTTGGGCATGCTGATCAACAGCGGCGTCAACCTGGCCGAGGCGCTTGACATTGTATGCAATATTGTCGAAAATCGAGTACTGGTACAAAAATTACGAGATGCACGTGATAAAATTATCAAAGAAGGTAAGATAGCAAAGTATCTTAAGCAGACCGGCATTTTTCCTGGTATTGCTAGTTACATGATCAGTACTGGCGAAGAATCTGGCAAGTTGGGTGCTATGCTGCTGGCGGTGGGCCATGATTATGATGTCGAGCTCAAAGAGTTGACTGACGGCTTAACGGAAAAAATTGGTC
- a CDS encoding ABC transporter substrate-binding protein, which produces MKKLIIIAIFGLHVCLTSYLGYLLYAPEQKVMHATATRTHRVAILTPVTHPSLEQIEQGFRKTLETDVTANYECTTYNANGNRSLMRSQVEEILQGAYDLVFVITRQPSQMIKEISTKKQQLVPIVFSAVSDPVASGLIASEQSSGNNVTGVIETTDYELQMALLHQLKPAIKRMLLVYDPQGNFVKDKQEIENLAVQHGIQLSAIEVYAASEIYGKVSSALSGVDVVMVLKDNTVVSGLDGLIKLCNQHGVTLYATDLDSPDKGAALGFGVQEYDFGVQGAHKAFLILNEGKKPSDIPSTALTVNSIKVNAKAARVQGLSLSREQLFLMSSGIVVQK; this is translated from the coding sequence ATGAAAAAATTAATTATTATTGCTATTTTTGGTTTGCATGTTTGTTTGACCAGCTACTTGGGCTATTTGCTGTACGCTCCTGAACAAAAGGTGATGCATGCAACGGCAACGCGTACGCATCGCGTGGCTATTTTAACGCCCGTAACGCATCCAAGTTTGGAACAAATTGAACAAGGTTTTCGCAAAACATTGGAAACTGATGTGACGGCAAATTATGAATGTACGACCTACAATGCCAATGGTAATCGCTCGCTCATGCGCTCACAGGTTGAAGAAATATTGCAAGGTGCGTACGATCTTGTTTTTGTGATTACGCGGCAGCCGTCTCAAATGATCAAGGAAATTAGCACCAAAAAACAACAATTAGTGCCGATCGTTTTCAGTGCGGTATCAGATCCGGTGGCCAGTGGTTTAATTGCATCAGAGCAATCGTCCGGCAATAATGTGACGGGTGTTATCGAGACAACTGATTATGAGCTACAGATGGCGCTCTTGCATCAACTCAAGCCTGCCATCAAGCGCATGTTGCTGGTGTACGACCCTCAAGGTAATTTTGTTAAAGACAAGCAAGAAATTGAAAATTTGGCAGTTCAGCACGGCATTCAACTTTCCGCAATTGAAGTGTATGCCGCCAGCGAAATTTATGGCAAAGTTTCTTCAGCGCTCAGCGGAGTTGATGTGGTTATGGTTTTGAAAGACAACACAGTTGTTTCTGGCCTTGATGGTTTAATAAAATTGTGTAACCAGCATGGCGTGACGCTGTACGCAACCGACTTAGATTCGCCAGACAAAGGTGCAGCGCTTGGTTTTGGCGTGCAAGAATATGACTTTGGTGTTCAAGGTGCGCATAAAGCATTTTTAATTTTGAATGAAGGTAAAAAGCCAAGCGACATTCCATCAACCGCGTTGACGGTCAACAGCATTAAAGTTAATGCTAAAGCAGCCCGCGTGCAGGGCCTATCGCTGAGTCGTGAGCAGCTCTTTTTAATGAGCTCAGGCATTGTGGTACAAAAATAA
- a CDS encoding CYTH domain-containing protein, with protein MKKKLLVVAYAFLCGVSPSVQASTAPNFSEEIEIKIKLDDQQSDLLCSWLAKNAQSSVAVEMVDTYFQHPSILAPFRNAQGFDDADLFLRVRTQPNGFSVCCKNSGDQLERRIEAETGVTSGREMMNILLLLGFYKHVEVRKNRIKHKIQFQNSILEVALDQKVQGAVAGGDLVDFGNFTEIEIKDGSKDINVLYNFLHHVGISEFKLFTKSYYHIALNPAHNFYEMRSLYNNDRGAAVATVTHDHELVKTCHELCDQGLTTEQVVDFVVKSDNKNAYSRWLAELENDEDFDREQSTILCPCSVEMLTVAAVLLAYGVHVIYCWDWDF; from the coding sequence ATGAAGAAAAAATTGTTAGTGGTCGCGTATGCGTTTCTTTGTGGTGTTTCGCCGAGCGTTCAAGCATCAACAGCCCCAAATTTTTCAGAAGAAATAGAAATAAAAATAAAATTGGATGATCAGCAATCTGACCTTTTATGCTCGTGGCTTGCAAAAAATGCTCAATCAAGCGTTGCCGTTGAAATGGTTGATACCTACTTTCAGCATCCGTCAATTCTTGCCCCATTTCGCAATGCGCAAGGTTTTGATGATGCCGATCTTTTTTTACGAGTAAGAACACAACCGAACGGCTTTTCTGTCTGTTGCAAAAACAGCGGCGACCAGCTTGAACGGCGCATTGAGGCTGAAACCGGCGTAACCTCTGGCCGCGAGATGATGAATATTCTTTTGCTGTTGGGTTTTTATAAACACGTTGAAGTGAGAAAAAATCGTATCAAACATAAAATTCAGTTTCAAAATTCTATTCTCGAAGTAGCGCTTGATCAAAAAGTGCAAGGTGCTGTTGCTGGTGGTGATTTGGTTGATTTTGGGAATTTTACTGAAATCGAAATCAAAGATGGCAGCAAAGACATTAACGTTCTCTACAATTTTTTACATCATGTTGGCATTAGTGAATTTAAACTTTTTACTAAAAGTTATTATCACATTGCCTTGAATCCAGCGCATAATTTTTACGAAATGAGGAGTTTGTACAACAACGACCGTGGGGCTGCTGTAGCCACGGTAACGCACGATCATGAGCTGGTAAAAACATGTCATGAGTTGTGCGATCAGGGTTTAACAACTGAGCAAGTTGTAGATTTTGTGGTCAAAAGCGATAATAAAAATGCTTATTCAAGATGGCTTGCAGAATTGGAAAATGACGAAGATTTTGATAGAGAGCAGTCAACGATTTTATGTCCATGTTCGGTAGAAATGCTAACAGTTGCTGCGGTATTGCTGGCGTATGGTGTACACGTTATTTATTGTTGGGATTGGGATTTTTAA
- a CDS encoding ATP-binding cassette domain-containing protein has protein sequence MVNALELKNLHFKFAPNAPDFFKNVTINFEKGRIHFIKGFNGAGKSTLFRILRSKLEQQEVVEGVIVVEGNAQTLQTGTQHYDALSTINMVQQKFDVMLVDHLSFEQNLQLANLPIHPGLAPLPAHKAMPTFVERFAIDVEKPVHLLSGGQRQILAILMALQKTTNILLLDEPTAALDEKNAEMVMLFLNDLVITTRLTVLVICHDRELVMRYAHDRYFELVVDEQGVRSIVLRS, from the coding sequence ATGGTAAACGCTCTTGAACTTAAAAATCTTCATTTTAAATTTGCGCCCAACGCGCCCGATTTTTTTAAAAATGTAACGATTAATTTTGAAAAAGGCCGCATTCATTTTATCAAAGGATTTAATGGTGCCGGCAAATCTACGTTGTTTAGAATTTTGCGCAGCAAGCTTGAACAGCAGGAGGTGGTTGAGGGCGTAATCGTTGTGGAAGGCAATGCGCAAACGTTGCAGACCGGCACACAGCACTATGATGCGCTGAGTACCATCAACATGGTCCAGCAAAAATTTGATGTGATGCTGGTCGACCATCTTTCATTTGAACAAAACTTACAACTTGCTAATCTGCCGATCCATCCGGGCTTGGCGCCTTTGCCGGCTCATAAAGCGATGCCAACGTTTGTTGAACGATTTGCGATTGATGTTGAAAAGCCGGTTCATTTACTTTCTGGCGGGCAACGGCAGATTTTGGCAATTTTGATGGCATTGCAAAAAACTACCAACATTTTATTGCTCGATGAACCGACGGCGGCGCTTGATGAAAAAAATGCTGAAATGGTGATGTTGTTTTTGAATGATTTAGTGATAACAACACGATTGACCGTGCTTGTTATTTGCCATGATCGCGAGTTGGTTATGCGCTACGCGCATGATCGTTACTTTGAATTGGTGGTTGATGAACAAGGTGTGCGATCAATCGTGCTGCGCAGTTAA